From a single Lolium rigidum isolate FL_2022 chromosome 7, APGP_CSIRO_Lrig_0.1, whole genome shotgun sequence genomic region:
- the LOC124674254 gene encoding 60S ribosomal protein L4-1-like: MATNTRPLVSVKALEGDMATDAAGLALAEVFRAPIRPDIVRFAHRLLSCNKRQPYAVSPKAGHQTSAESWGTGRAVSRIPRVPGGGTHRAGQGAFGNMCRGGRMFAPTKVWRKWHRRVNVQLRRVAVTSALAATAVPALVLARGHRIETVPEMPLVISDSAESIEKTSQAIKILKQIGAYADAEKAKDSVGIRAGKGKMRNRRYINRKGPLIVYGTEGSKIVKAFRNLPGVDVANVDRLNLLDLAPGGHLGRFVIWTESAFKKLEEVYGTFDAPSLKKKGFVLPRSKMSNADLGRIINSDEVQSVVKPINKEIKLREKRRNPLKNAAAVLKLNPYFGTARRMATLAEAARVKARKEKIASKRTKLTPEEAAKVKAAGKAWYKTMISDSDYTEFDVFSKWLGVSQ; encoded by the exons atggccacaAACACCCGTCCCCTCGTGTCAGTGAAGGCCCTGGAGGGCGACATGGCCACCGACGCCGCCGGCCTCGCCCTCGCCGAGGTCTTCCGCGCGCCGATCCGCCCCGACATCGTCCGCTTCGCCCACAGGCTGCTCTCCTGCAACAAGCGCCAGCCCTACGCCGTCTCCCCCAAGGCCGGACACCAGACCTCGGCCGAGTCCTGGGGCACGGGGCGTGCGGTCTCCCGTATCCCTCGCGTGCCCGGAGGCGGAACCCACCGCGCTGGCCAGGGAGCCTTCGGCAACATGTGCCGTGGCGGACGGATGTTCGCTCCCACCAAGGTCTGGCGCAAGTGGCACCGCCGCGTCAACGTGCAGCTCCGCCGCGTCGCCGTCACCTCCGCCCTCGCCGCCACAGCCGTCCCGGCCCTCGTCCtcgcccgcggccaccgcatcgaGACCGTCCCCGAGATGCCCCTTGTCATTTCTGACTCGGCCGAGTCCATCGAGAAGACCTCCCAGGCCATCAAGATCCTCAAGCAGATCGGCGCCTACGCCGATGCCGAGAAGGCCAAGGACTCCGTCGGCATCCGCGCTGGCAAGGGTAAGATGCGCAACCGCCGCTACATCAACCGCAAGGGCCCCCTCATCGTCTACGGCACTGAGGGATCCAAGATCGTCAAGGCCTTCCGCAACCTGCCTGGTGTCGATGTCGCCAACGTTGACCGCCTCAACCTGCTCGACCTGGCCCCCGGCGGCCACCTTGGGCGGTTTGTGATCTGGACCGAGAGTGCATTCAAGAAGTTGGAGGAGGTCTATGGCACCTTTGATGCGCCATCGCTAAAGAAGAAGGGCTTTGTTCTGCCAAGGTCCAAGATGTCCAACGCTGACCTTGGCAGGATCATCAACTCTGATGAGGTGCAGTCTGTTGTTAAGCCTATCAACAAGGAGATCAAGCttagggagaagaggaggaacccGCTCAAGAATGCTGCAGCTGTGCTCAAGCTCAACCCCTACTTCGGCACTGCCCGCAGGATGGCTACACTTGCCGAGGCTGCTCGCGTCAAGGCAAGGAAGGAGAAGATTGCTTCCAAGAGGACCAAGCTTACCCCG GAGGAGGCTGCTAAGGTCAAGGCTGCTGGCAAGGCGTGGTACAAGACCATGATCTCAGACAGTGACTACACCGAGTTCGATGTCTTCTCAAAATGGCTCGGTGTGTCGCAGTAA